The genomic interval TGGGATTGGGATGCTGCCAATTGGAGCGGGCAATGGTATTGGGTAGCATTGTCAGGAAGTTCTTGGAGGGCTCGGCGGTTGTGGTATTCTAGCGTACGCAAGGTTTCCGTGTGTGCAACCGACCTCAAGGCTATGGAGAACTGAAGTATGCGTTTACGCAGCAGTTTTGCGTTCATTGTTCTACCCGCGTTGTTTCTGTTATCCGCCGTGTGTGTGGAAGCCACGGAGTATGCGATCGACCCCGAGGAATCGGTGTTCGCGGCGGTGGTGCACAAGGGCGGAGTCGCGGCGCGGTTCGCGCACAACCATTTCATTGCGCTTGAGAAGTACGAGGCTAAGCTGTCGCTTGACGGCGACGACGTGACCAAAACGGCTTTCTCGATTTCGTTTGCAGTGAACGATCTGGCTCCGGACAAGGACGGTCCGCGCGCGAAGTGGTTTCCGCGTTTGCAGGAAGCGGATGTGCTGACCGAGGCGTTCAGTCCGCTTGACGATTCGGATCGGGCGACTATCAAGGAGCACATGCTTGCGCCGAATCAGCTTGACGGGGCGAAATACCCGGAAATCAAGGCGGAGTTGGTCGGCATAGAGCCCAAGTCGTCGTCGTGGGGCAAGCGCGAGTTCGGGTATGCGGCTACGATGAAAGTGACGATTCACGGAAAGACGGTTGAGCGCGGATTTGCGTCGGACATATCGCTGAAAGACGGCGTGTTGAAGGTGGAAGGGGTGGCGCGCTTCGAGTTCACGGAGTTTGGAATCCCGCCGTACTCGGCATTTCTGGGGACGGTCAAGAACAAGAACGCGTTTGAAATCTACGTGAACCTAACGGCCAAACCAAAAGAATAAGGGACAGCCGTTACCGACTGCCCCAATTGGAGTCCTTTCCGAGAACGTTCCCGTCTTATCCTATGCGGACCAGACTTTCGTCGTAGTCGGCGGGTTTCTCGTACCCGAGCAGATTGAGCAGGGTCGCTGCCACGTTGCTCAGGCCCGCGCCCTGGACGGGATTCATCGCGAGGGCGTTTGCGCCCGAGTAATCCTTGATGATGAACGGCACAGGGTTGAGCGTGTGTGCGACCATCGGTTCGCGCTTGCCCTTCTTCTCCGTGAACATCAGTTCCGCGTTGCCGTGGTCGGCCGTGAGGACCGCGATACCTTTGGCGGCTTCGATGGCGGGCAGCAGCCGGCGCAGGGCGAGGTCAACGGTTTCCACGGCGATGCGAACGGCGATCGGTACGCCGGTATGCCCGACCATATCGCCGTTGGCGTAGTTTGCGCGGATGAACTTGTACTTGCCGCTTTTGATGGCTTCGATCATGGCGTCGGTGATTTCCGCGGCCTTCATCCAGGGGCGCTGATCGAAGGTGACGCGATCCGATGGGATCTCAACATACGTCTCGACCGCGTCATCGATATAGCCGGAGTTGTTGCCGTTCCAGAAATAGGTGATATGGCCGTATTTCTGTGTTTCGGAAATCGCGTAGGTGGTGATGCCATTTGCGCACATGTATTGGCCGATGGTCTTGTCGATGGCGGGCGGCTCAACGAGGAAATGGCCGGGG from Candidatus Hydrogenedentota bacterium carries:
- a CDS encoding YceI family protein, with translation MRLRSSFAFIVLPALFLLSAVCVEATEYAIDPEESVFAAVVHKGGVAARFAHNHFIALEKYEAKLSLDGDDVTKTAFSISFAVNDLAPDKDGPRAKWFPRLQEADVLTEAFSPLDDSDRATIKEHMLAPNQLDGAKYPEIKAELVGIEPKSSSWGKREFGYAATMKVTIHGKTVERGFASDISLKDGVLKVEGVARFEFTEFGIPPYSAFLGTVKNKNAFEIYVNLTAKPKE